Part of the Sulfitobacter donghicola DSW-25 = KCTC 12864 = JCM 14565 genome, CAAAAATCACCAGCGACGCAACCGCGAGGCTGATCACCAATGATAGCAATCGTTTGAGTGTATAGCGCAACATTGAAGGAAGCGTAGGCCGTCAATCTGCGGTGGTCCAGTGTGATTTAAGAGTTGCCAGAAAAACGTTGGGTTTCTCTTAGGGTATTGGCGGTTAAAGAAATTTGATGCCTATGTAACCAGCACAGGCGATGCCAAAAACCAATATAACGCCGATCGCGTTTAACTGCCTTCCGAAGGGTTGTTTGGATGATTTGTGGCGCAAGCGCTGTTGTGCAAATTTTGCACCACCCCAACCGCCCAGAGCGGCGAGAATCAGCAGCCGTTTTTCGGGAACCCGTCTCCCGCTTTGGCGCGCGCGCCGCTTGTCGTGGGCGAAAACGCCAAAGGTAATCAGATTGATCAGGGCGGCATAGGCCAGCCCCATCTTGAACAGTAACATCAATAACAAACCCAAACTCGTTAAGGGCAAAGGCCCCAACGTTGTGGGGCCTTTGCAAATTTCAAAAGCGGAATAGTGGGATTACTCGGCCCAGCTAACCGCCGTTAAATCGTTCGCCTGTGTTGGCGCATTCGCCCACAGACCCTGAAGGCCTGATTTTGCGACAGACAATGCAGCAAGCTGGAACAAGTAGCCGTTCACATAATCCTCAGAGATGATTTTTTGCGCGTCGCCCAGCATGGTTTTGCGCATGTCGGGGTCTGTTGTTGCGTTCAGCTTGGTCATCAACTCTTGGAAGGTTGGGTTGTCGTATTGGAAGTAATACTCAGGGTTGGCATAGATGCCGATATCCATTGGTTCGGTATGGCTAACGATGGTCAGGCCAAAGTTCTTACCCTTGAAAACAGATTCCAACCACTGCGCCCATTCGACATTTGTGATCTCGGCCTTGATGCCAACCTGCGCCAGCTGAGCAGCGATGATTTCTCCGCCGCGGCGTGCATAGGAGGGTGGAGGCAAGAAGAGTGTTGTTTCAAACCCGTCAGCAAACCCTGCTTCGGCCAACAGCGCTTTGGCCTTTTCTGGGTCGTAGCTGCTCATCCCTGTGAAATCGACATAGGCCGGGTTATGCGGCGCAAAGTGGGTGCCGATTGGGGTGCCATAGCCGAACATGGCGCCGTCGATGATCGCTTGGCGGTCAATCGCGTGGGCCAAAGCCTCGCGGACCTTTACGTTGTCAAACGGCGGCATCTTGTTGTTGGTGGACAGGATGGTTTCGCCTTCGGTTGATCCGGTGAGAACCTGAAAACGGGGATCGGCCTCAAACTGGGGCAGGTTTTCTGGCGCGGGAAAGCCGGAAAAGACATCAATGTCTTCGGCCATCATGGCAGAAAACGCGGCCGTTGGATCCGAGATGAACTTGAACGTGGCCTTTGTTAGAACGGCTGGGGTGCCCCAGTAGCTGTCATTGCGGCTAAGCTCGATCTTGTCGCCCTGCGTCCAGCTGTCAAACTTGAACGCGCCTGTGCCGATGGGCGTTTGTTTGATGCCTTCGATGCTTTCAGGTGCAACGATCACGGCATCACCCCATGCAAGGTTGAACAGCATGTTGCCGTTCGCCTCGGCCAGTTTGACCTCGACTGTCATTGGGTCGATGACGTTCACTTCGCTGATTGCAGCATAAAGCGCCTTTTGCGCATTGGCGCTGTCTTCGGCGCCGATGCGATCCAGCGAGAATTTCACATCCTCGGCATCCATCGTTGAACCATCATGAAAGGTCACACCCTCGTTCAGCATAAAGGTATAGGTGAGCCCGTCTTCGGAAATATTCCAGCTTTTGGCGAGGCCGGGGATCACGCCGCCATCGCTGTCAAAACGGGTCAGACCTTCGAAAACGTTTGAATAAAGGACCGAGTCGATCGCACCAGCCGCAGCACTGGTTGGGTCTAGGTGAGGTGGCTCCAGCTGGATTGCGATGGTGATATCGTCTTTTGCACTTGCGGTTCCTGCAATCAATGCAGCGGCACTAACACCCAGCAGAAGGGTACGAAGATTCAACATTTTTAGCTCCCTTACGTTTATGATTACGAGAAGGTTATGGGACTAAACCCTTTCTGGCTAGGAGAAACCTTGCGGCAGGTCGCCTGCTGGGTTAGGGCGTCGTCTTCTGACGAATAAAGGGGCAGAACATGGCGGTTCTAGGCATAGATTTTGGTACGTCCAACTCGGCAGCAGGGATCGTGCGAGATGGCGAGCCCTATTTGATTGCATTGGAAACGGGTCAATCGACCCTGCCCACAGCGGTCTTTTTCGACTTTGAAGAAAAGAAGATGCTGATCGGCGGAGCGGCGGGCACTGCTTTGTTAGCGGGTGAAGAGGGGCGCTATATGCGGGCGCTCAAAAGCCTTCTTGGGGCGCCATTGATGCGGGAAAAACGAAATCTTCTGGGTGAAAAGCTAGACTTTATCGACATCGTCGCGCGGTTTTTGCAGCGGGTGAAACAGCAGGCCGAAAAAGCAACCGGAGAGAGATTTGACCGCGCTTTGTCAGGGCGCCCTGTCCGGTTTCATCCCGATGATGCGCGCAACGCCCAAGCAGAGGTTGATCTGCGTGAAGCCTATACGCGTGCGGGTTTTGACGATGTGACGTTTATGTTTGAACCAGAGGCAGCAGCCCTAGCAAACCGTTCGCTGTTGGCCGAAGGGGATCTGGGGCTGATCGTCGACATTGGTGGTGGTACATCGGATTTTACCCTGTTTCGAAATCGCGCTGAAGCGATTGATATTTTGGTCAGCCACGGTGTGCGCCTAGGCGGAACAGATTTTGATCGGGTCCTGAGTATCGAAACCGTCATGCCGCATCTGGGACGTGGCAGTGCCATTCGACATGCCTTTGGGGACGAAACACATGTCGCCCCCGCGACAATTTTTAATGATCTCGCAACGTGGCAGAAAATCCAGTTTCTTTACGCGCCAGAAAGCCGTCGCCTTGCCAAGGATTTGGAAAAATACGCGGTCGAGCCGGAAAAGTTCGCGCGGCTGGTTTCGGTCCTTACGGATGAGTTGGGGCATGACATTGCCTTTGCCGTTGAGCAGGGCAAAATTGATGCGAACAACGATGGTGCTGGTGATATCGATCTAAAAATCGTTGAACGCGGGCTGGTACCTTCCTTGTCGGGTGAAACGGTGGTCGACCTGTTAGAGCCTTTGACACAGGAAATGGCGAACGCAGCATTGGCAACGGTTGCGCAAGCGGGGATCGAACCGGCCGGGGTAACCCATTTGGTTTTCGTTGGCGGGTCTAGCCTGATGAACGTCACAAGAGAGTCGTTGCAAGCTGTATTTCCAAAGGCGGCAGCCCATCATGGGTCGGCTTTGACAGCGATCGTGGACGGCCTCAGCTTGGCTGCACAAACGGCGTTTGATTAAAGCAACGAAGCGCGTTGGAGTTTCACGCGGTGCTTTACGGATCACGGCGAAACAGACAATCTCGCATCAAATGGGATGCGGCGGATAAATGATAATGACATCAATTCTGAAAAGGACTCGTGCTGCGCTGCGGGATGGGTTTGTGCAAATCAGAGCGACGAACCTTGCGTTGATTTCAGCGGGTGTCGCGTTTTATTGCATGTTGTCCCTTTTCCCAGCTATCGCCGCGCTGATTGCTTTGCTGAGCCTGATTTCTAATCCGTCTGTCGTCATTGCGCAGCTTGAACAGATGCAGGGCTTTTTGCCCCAAGATGTCTACCTCATTTTGCACGAACAGATCGTGAGCCTTGTCACAGCTAGTTCGGATACATTGGGGTGGGCTGGTGCGATTTCGATTG contains:
- a CDS encoding DUF1294 domain-containing protein, whose translation is MGPLPLTSLGLLLMLLFKMGLAYAALINLITFGVFAHDKRRARQSGRRVPEKRLLILAALGGWGGAKFAQQRLRHKSSKQPFGRQLNAIGVILVFGIACAGYIGIKFL
- a CDS encoding ABC transporter substrate-binding protein; protein product: MLNLRTLLLGVSAAALIAGTASAKDDITIAIQLEPPHLDPTSAAAGAIDSVLYSNVFEGLTRFDSDGGVIPGLAKSWNISEDGLTYTFMLNEGVTFHDGSTMDAEDVKFSLDRIGAEDSANAQKALYAAISEVNVIDPMTVEVKLAEANGNMLFNLAWGDAVIVAPESIEGIKQTPIGTGAFKFDSWTQGDKIELSRNDSYWGTPAVLTKATFKFISDPTAAFSAMMAEDIDVFSGFPAPENLPQFEADPRFQVLTGSTEGETILSTNNKMPPFDNVKVREALAHAIDRQAIIDGAMFGYGTPIGTHFAPHNPAYVDFTGMSSYDPEKAKALLAEAGFADGFETTLFLPPPSYARRGGEIIAAQLAQVGIKAEITNVEWAQWLESVFKGKNFGLTIVSHTEPMDIGIYANPEYYFQYDNPTFQELMTKLNATTDPDMRKTMLGDAQKIISEDYVNGYLFQLAALSVAKSGLQGLWANAPTQANDLTAVSWAE
- a CDS encoding Hsp70 family protein, with protein sequence MAVLGIDFGTSNSAAGIVRDGEPYLIALETGQSTLPTAVFFDFEEKKMLIGGAAGTALLAGEEGRYMRALKSLLGAPLMREKRNLLGEKLDFIDIVARFLQRVKQQAEKATGERFDRALSGRPVRFHPDDARNAQAEVDLREAYTRAGFDDVTFMFEPEAAALANRSLLAEGDLGLIVDIGGGTSDFTLFRNRAEAIDILVSHGVRLGGTDFDRVLSIETVMPHLGRGSAIRHAFGDETHVAPATIFNDLATWQKIQFLYAPESRRLAKDLEKYAVEPEKFARLVSVLTDELGHDIAFAVEQGKIDANNDGAGDIDLKIVERGLVPSLSGETVVDLLEPLTQEMANAALATVAQAGIEPAGVTHLVFVGGSSLMNVTRESLQAVFPKAAAHHGSALTAIVDGLSLAAQTAFD